In Nymphaea colorata isolate Beijing-Zhang1983 chromosome 10, ASM883128v2, whole genome shotgun sequence, the genomic stretch GTCACTCTTGTGATATGTTTCCATAAGCcctaattattttataattctCTTGCATGAAATGCTATGTTTCTGATGCAagtagtattttcaaaattttgcaggATTGTTTCATCCACTTGTTTAATCGattatttctattttcttcctggttaaatttgtgtttttcaaATTCTGCAGGACCATTTTCATCCCCTTGTGGTTATTCCACGCAGTTGTTGCTCGAGGGCGGTTCTCCTTACCTGCTCCATCACCACCTCGTGATCGCCATGTATGGTTTTCATCTTACACTCCTTATGAGAAGTACTTCAGAGATGTGACAtctagaatttgatttttagtcattttttcagTAATTGAAAAGTAAggttgcctttctttctttcacagTGGGCTCCATGCCATTCTGTTGTTGCTACTCCACTTATAGTATCATTTGAACTGCTGCTTTGCATCTTTCTTGAGGGTCTCTGGGGTATGTATGTTATTCCTAATCAAATGTTGTTACTAAATTCATGATACTCCATTACTCTGCTGGCATTTTTGGAGTCATTCTGGCCTATGGATATTCCAAAATGGTTGATGCTTCTTCAGTTCTTTGCCCAGATTATTAACTTCAGTAGCCTTCCTGTGTTTAGTCTATGTAGCTAATAAGTCTTTGCATGCATTTATCACTTACCTGTTTTGAAGGTTTTACCTGCAGTGCATGGCTCGCCGGCGGTGAACTTAAAGATTGTCTTTCTCCCGTTGCTAGCATTTGAAATAATTATCCTAATCGATAACTTCAGGTACTTTCAATGGTTTGATCTAGCTGTCACTGAACCCTTGTGTTCACCCTGCTTTCTTTGGTGTATGATTTCAAGAATTTGTCTGTTTAATGTTGTATTAGGATGTCCGTTATAGTTTCTCCTTCTTGTGACTCCAAGGATTTCTTTTGGGAGCatttatatattacatattacCTGTATAGTTTATATCTTGTTTTTGAGTGAGTATCAATTCATGTTTATCTCCTTGACTCATTCTGTCCATGCTAGTATGTTCTGTGTACTTCTTAATGCAAACAATGCCGGACAACATAGGTTTGACTTTTTGTGCTCAACATTCTAAGATATCTGCTTGTCTGTAATTCATAACGTACACAACAATTGCTTCTAGTGTATGCCTCCAGGCTATAATGTATCTTCTTGAAAATTCACGTTTTAGATGCTGCTCTTCATTGCATTCATTAACCATATTCCATTCTTTTAGGATGTGCAGAGCTTTAATGCCAGGTGATGAAGAGAGCATAAATGATGACGCCATATGGGAGACACTTCCAGTAAGTTTCTTTTGGATCATTTTGATCTTTACCTTTGTAACAAGTGCTATTTGGGGAATCAAGTAACACTGAATACTATATGTTTTTTGTCCACATGTATCTTCCTTTACTGGTCTCTTGCATTTTACTGTTTTCAAATGGACAAAAGCTCTGTAAAATCATCACAAATGGAAAGATTCAAAACATAGGTTGTcatgttatcacaatacatggGTAAAAAGTTCTGATAACAATATTTCAATTCAAGTTTTgataaaaattaagaactttattttcttgttaaaaaccAAGTATGCTTCCAAGAAAAGCTACATATCTTTTATTTGCCTTAGACTAAACCTTCCCAGTATTCTCTTGAGAATGATATTTTAGTATTGCATGTGTTTATGTGCTTATGCATATGCTGCACAAAGGCATGTGGATGCATGCATCAAGTGCACAGCTAATGTACCCATAAAGTCATACAATGTCCTTAGGTGCATAAATTAGGCCTTTAAACCACCAAAATCCTAACATAGTGCCAGCTCTCCAGCTGATACTTTGTGGCGTACTCTTGGCTTGCTTTAGCCTTAGTTCTGGGTAGTTCCTGCTCTAGCCTTAATTCTGCATAGCCCCTTCCATTATCAGTGGGTTAACCGGTTCATCTAATATATGATGAACGTGAACGCAAGAGCTGAAAAGCCTCCATGCATAGGGTTTGTTTCCTGTGACCAGTCCATTGTAATATGGTTTAGGATTTTTCCATTTAGAAGCCTTGTGTTTACATCTTTGGTGCACTGTTTTTGAATGGATAATCATAGTTTGAAAATGCAGATGCATCCTTTCTGCTGTGCTGATTCAAGCATGATATGTTTATATGTGTTTGAATGTGCATGCAGGTTcagtttttctaattttgttttcatagaTGGAATCTGAGATCTTTGTGTCGGAAATGTGTTATGAAGTAGCAGTTATTATGACTTTTAGCACTGAAGTCTAGAATCATTGCATGCATAGAATGTTAGAATGTTGAAAAGAGAATCACTGTTTTCTACTGTTGAAGTCTTTTCAACAACATCCCTAGATAGGCCTGGCGTCGGGCCGCCGCGGggccgggaaaaacctggcccgggccgggcctgggcccgatAGGCTGCCCGAGTCAGCTCGGCCCAGCCCGATTTTGCCCATTTaggattaaaaaatattttttaattttttgttttaataatatatatttattattaacaaatatattttatatttaaaaaaatattttataattaaaaatttattttttatttttaaacgggccgggccgggcagaccggcccgacgggccgggccgggcagACCGGCCCGACGGGCCCCATCGGGCCGGACCTTaccaggccgggccggcccagcccgatacccacccttatCCCTAGATGCTGAACACCATTCTCATATTTAAGTCCTATTTGCTTTGTCTTATGGTATAACCTAAAATTACAAAGTTCTAATGATTTTTGGTATCTAAGATTCTAACCTGATACAACAAATGTGTGATAACTGAAATGTATGAATTGTATATGCACAGCATGGGCCTTTCAACTGCATGTTCTAAAAGGTGCAATGGTGGAGGCCCAAAATTGCTTCATcatcctttctttttgtttttctgtaaaACCACCAGTTGCGACAGCATTTTATAGTGAAGGATTAAAGAAAGCTTTTCTAGATCATATCGGAGGCTATACTGAGAAGTGCATCATACTGGTTGATTCACACTTCGATGCACTTCTACCCAATGAATTGGCATTCTTGATTAAACAAACGTTGGCTGTTAAACTACAATGTTGTTTCGACTAAAATAGTATGACAGAGAAAGGATGGAGGACAATAGCTGTTGCAAGTCCAGAACCTTCTATTTGACTGGGGATGGATCTTTCCTCACGATATGCTTGTATGCTCATGTGTGTTAACAAAATTATCCATCATTAGCACATGTGGAATGGGAAAATCACAACCATAAAGTACTAAATTTAAAAGCCAATCATTCTATCACACCTCTCCAAGTAACGTTTTTAACTTCTCATGATGGGTTCTGGACCTGATTGGAGATGTGGAACTAATTTAGATTCCAACACTTATCTTCTAAAGCATGGGTTTGATACAATGTGAGGCTTCTAGAGATCTGGGTGGCTGGAATGTGCCAGGAGGAGCTAACAAAGGAACCTAGACTGTGAGGGTTAATCATGAGGATGAAAGTAGTGCAGCAGAGAAAGTAACTGGTTTGTTTTCTGGAGAATGATGTAGTAATGAGCctgtaaaagaaaaggaaagggaaaaacaatAACCTTGAACTAACTGCCAATTTGACATGTGGTTTTGTGCATGAATTGGTTGTCACATATAACACTGGGGGTTTGTCAAAATCTTGTTCTTATCCATTGATGTTTTATTGGAtctaattttttgtagaaaatagTCCAGACTTAGATGTTTGTCAAAATCTATGATCTTATCTGTTCATTTTCTGTTGGATCTTATTGTTATAAAGGATAGTTCGACATTACCTTTTGTTCAAAAGGGTGAGGTCTGCTGTTTATCCATAATTTTCCTACTTGATAATGATATGTGCTAGCCTGATTATTCTTTGAAGGTACTAATCAGTTTTACCTTATCCAGCATTTCTGGGTTGCAATTGCAATGGTGTTCTTTGTTGCAGCAACTATATTTACATTGCTGAAACTATGCGGTAAAGTTATTCTTGTCCATAGTTGAATGCAGTTACAGTCCTTAGTTCAAATTGTCTTCCTTATACCAATGTCAAAGATTCAGTTTAATCTTCCAAATAACTGGAAAATTTCTCCTAAGATTTGGTTAGGTAATGGTTATTAATCATTAAATATTGCGAGTCTGTGACATATGGGATTTGTATAGACTTTTAAGGATAAGATGTGTTGGAGAAAAGGTTAGTATTTTAAAATTCTCGGGCAAGTCATTCACCTTCTTAGGAGGCTAAGAACGTGAAGAGTTCAATACTTGGACTGCATCTCTATTGACATAATCTGGTAGGACTCTGCATAGCCCCTGCTTGCatataattccttttttttttctggaagcATCATTTTTAGTTGTTTGCAAAATTCTGAGTTTATTTGTTTGAGAGAAATTCTTATTTCTAGATTATTTATGAAAAACTGTCTTTAATTCATTAGAGGCACTCTAGATGCTCTTTGGGCTAACTTACATTAGACCAATAAAAGATTGTGGGCCTGGAAGTGCAAGGTTCAGTTCTTTTGTTTCTGAGTCTGCTTCAATGAGCTggtttatgttttatttaatttctcgCCGTAAAGGAGCTTTGGAAGTCTCAGGCAACTACAAAATTTAATGACACTGGACTTTGCAGTGATAAGTGGACATACCTAGATAGGTTACATGTCAACTTCATGGGAAGAAAGTGCATGTTTACCAAGGTTTAAGTTGCCAGGAGTTGGCAGCTCATAATTGTTAGATCAAGATGATGGTTGGAAGTTCCTTTATGAGCTTACATGGGGCTTATGATCATTTGTCAGATTATAACTAAGTAGGACTAGCTTAAAGATTTGACTATGGTTAGGTTAGAAACCAATTACAGGGAAGAAATCGATGTGCAAACATGACATGTTAAAGTTCCTTGAATTTGAGAACTCCGTAAAACTGGTTTTGCTGGTAGTGGCATGTTAATGCAGCCACCTGTAtttcagattgtaaaatttgCTGAGAACTAGGCGAATAATGGATCAAATCAGACAGTGGCACTATGTGGACTGGATAGAGCTTGTAACTCGTAAGACTGGTTAAGACCATTTTCACTTTGAAACTGCTTAAAAATAGCTTTCACTTAAAGGGCATTGTGAAAAGGTTGGGATTTTCTCTGTTTTTGAGTTTTCGGAATGAATTATAGCTTTAGAGAATAGGTTTTGGTATTCTTTTGCAAATgggcatttttttcttctaataaaTTCTTGATATCAGTAGGCTGTAGTGCACAGTTCTCATGGGCCTTGTATCAGAACGTAACTGCACTTGTCATTTTTACACTGCTAATGTTTGATTTAATCCAATGCAGGTGATGTGGGTGCTTTAGGATGGTGggatttatttattaattttggGTATGATTTGTGCATTTAATTGTTTCCTTTAGGCGCACATGAAAGCCATGCAAAGTAGATTTATTAACTGTTCCTTGTGTACTTCTCTGGGCAGAATAGCAGAgagcttttcatttttagtttgcACGAAATGGTCAAATCCAGCTATTCATCGACTGTCTCATCATAGAGGACCAAGTTCATCTTCACAAACTATTAGATATCTTGACTGGAACAGTGGCCTTGTGGTGTCAACTGAGGAGGATGAAAGCCAAAACCACATGTGCTCCCCCCAGGATATTGGTGGCCATGTTATGAAGATTCCAGTGATTGTGTTCCAGGTTGTGCTTTGTATGCACCTAGAGGTACTGTCGGACTATCTGTTTCATCCTTTCATACGTGGCAGTTGACTACTGCATAATGTATTTTGACATTAATTTCATACAATGGCAGGGTACACCACAAAGTGCTCGATACATCCCTCTGGCAGTACTCTTCTTGCCGCTTTTCATTCTTCAAGGCATTGGAGTTGTGTTTGCTGTATCGAGGTTGGTTGAGAAGATTATTCTTTTACTTAATAGTGGAAGTCGTACTGGAAGATATTTCAGTATCTCTTCAAGAGCTCGTGATTGGTTGGGGTTCTTCCATCATGGTTCAAGGTAAGACATCTCCTGTGTCTCTCTTCCGGGAGTTACTCTAATGTGCACTGACTTCCATTACGTGTGACATCTTAGTTTATTATACGCTATGTATTagaaatcttttaaattcttACAGGCTTTTGGGTTGGTGGTCGATTGATGAAAGCAGTAAAGAAGAACAGGCCCGGCTTTTCCATTCCACAAATGCTGGGTAAGGATCCATATTAGTGCAAATGTGGTTTAAGTCTTCCATGGTGTGCAGTGGTAATGTGTGTCAGCTCCTTTATCAAGGTTGCTTTAGTGCTTTGCTCTGGAAATTGAAATGCATGTAGTTTGAGGGCATGGGGTTGTATACTTGTGTTGGATTCTTACATAGTATTATGAATTAGAGGAATTAGCACATGGATTTTTATGTTGAAGATGCAACTTGTTTTTTGTGCACGGGTGAAACATATATTGCAACTTAAGTATGTTTCATGTCAAAAGAGCCCAATCCT encodes the following:
- the LOC116262263 gene encoding uncharacterized protein LOC116262263; the protein is MGSWYRVGKSLQAVAAHGLLLAFTVLLVLKLDHRVFFSWWTIFIPLWLFHAVVARGRFSLPAPSPPRDRHWAPCHSVVATPLIVSFELLLCIFLEGLWVHGSPAVNLKIVFLPLLAFEIIILIDNFRMCRALMPGDEESINDDAIWETLPHFWVAIAMVFFVAATIFTLLKLCGDVGALGWWDLFINFGIAESFSFLVCTKWSNPAIHRLSHHRGPSSSSQTIRYLDWNSGLVVSTEEDESQNHMCSPQDIGGHVMKIPVIVFQVVLCMHLEGTPQSARYIPLAVLFLPLFILQGIGVVFAVSRLVEKIILLLNSGSRTGRYFSISSRARDWLGFFHHGSRLLGWWSIDESSKEEQARLFHSTNAGYNTFCGPPPEVVKKMPKKDLAEEVWRLQAALGEQAEITKYSQQEYERLQNEKVLCRICFESDIGVVLLPCRHRILCSTCCEKCKKCPICRMPIEERMPVYDV